GGCGATATTGTTGACGTGTTTCCTGTGTCTTCTGAGTTACCAATACGGCTGGAATGGTTCGGGGACGAAATTGAGCAGCTACGAGAATTTGACCCAGCCACTCAACGTTCTACAGCCCTTGACAAAATTGACCAGAGCGTGCTGACTCCCACTAGCTTTGCTCCCATTGTGATGGAAGCACTTAAAGATAGTGCTGAATTTCAAATGCTGAGTGCTCAGTTAGAAGAGAATTCTGAATTCAGAACTCAGAATTCAGAACTATTGGAAGGTAGCCGTCGCTTCTTGGGCTTAGCTTTTGATAGACCCGCTTCTCTGCTAGATTATTTGCCTCCAAATACTTTAATTACTATTGATGAACCAGAACAATGTCATGCTCATAGCGATCGCTGGGTAGAAAATGCTGAAGAACAATGGGGAATGGGGAATGGGGAAGAGTTTTCTCCTACTCCCGACTCCCAACTCCCGACTCCCCTCCTTCCTAAAATTCATCGTTGGTTTGATGAATGTCTGGCCGATCTAGCAAGATTTCATAAATTATCTTTATCGGAATTGGTAGAAGAAGGTTCTGGGATTATCAATCTTGCCAGTCGCCGGGTACCAGTCACGCCACACCAATTTGCTAAGATTGCGGAGACACTGCGACAAGAACGCGATCGCAAATTCTCCATTTGGCTGCTTTCCGCCCAGCCTTCTCGTTCAGTCTCTCTCTTACAAGAACACGACTGTCCCGCACAGTTTATTCCCAACCCCCGCGATTACCAAGCCATTGACAAGTTACAAATCAATCACACACCTGTTGCTCTGAAGTATTCGGGGTTGGCTGAATTAGAAGGATTCATTCTTCCAACTTTTCGCATAGTCGTCATCACGGATCGCGAATTCTACGGTCAACACACTCTTGCGACTCCCAGTTATGTTCGCAAGCGGCGAAAAGCTGCTTCAAAACAAGTCGATCCCAACAAACTGCGTCAGGGAGATTTTGTTGTTCATAAAAACCACGGTGTTGGTAAATTTCTCAAACTAGAGAGTCTGACACTGAACGAGGAAACACGCGAGTATTTGGTCGTGCAGTATGCTGATGGTTTATTAAGAGTTGCAGCCGACCAAGTTGGCGTTTTGTCGCGGTTGCGTACAACAAACGATAAGCCACCAGAACTTAATAAAATGACTGGTAAGGCTTGGGAAAATACGAAGAACAAAGTCCGCAAAGCCATCAAAAAATTGGCAGTGGACTTGCTGAAATTGTATGCATCGCGATCGCAACAAACAGGATATGCTTACCCATTAGATAGCCCTTGGCAGGAGGAAATGGAAGACTCCTTCCCCTACCAACCAACTACCGACCAGTTGAAAGCCACACAAGATGTGAAACGGGATATGGAAAGCGAACGACCAATGGATCGATTGGTATGTGGGGATGTTGGTTTTGGTAAAACAGAAGTGGCAATTCGGGCAATATTCAAAGCCATCACGACTGCAGGAAAACAAGTTGCACTGCTTGCACCGACCACCATCCTAACTCAGCAACACTACCATACCTTAAAAGAACGCTTTGCACCATATCCCATTAATGTAGGTTTACTCAACCGTTTCCGCACTGCTGAAGAACGCCGCGATATTTTGAAACGATTGGCAACTGGTGAACTAGACGTGGTTGTTGGAACACACCAACTTTTAGGTAAGGGCGTTGCTTTCCGCGACTTGGGACTGTTAGTAGTGGATGAAGAACAGCGCTTTGGGGTAAATCAAAAGGAGAAAATCAAATCACTTAAAACGCAGGTTGATGTGTTAACTCTTTCTGCGACACCCATTCCCCGGACTTTGTATATGTCCCTGTCAGGAATTCGGGAAATGAGTTTGATTACAACGCCACCCCCATCCCGGCGACCAATTAAAACTCACCTTTCTCCCGTGAACCCAGAAACTGTTCGCAGTGCTATTCGTCAAGAACTCGATCGAGGCGGACAGGTGTTTTATGTCGTTCCACGAGTTGAGGGAATTGAGGAAATAGCAGGAAGTTTGCGCGAGATGATACCAGGAGCAAGAATTGTTATTGCCCACGGTCAAATGGAAGAAAGTGAGTTAGAATCAACCATGCTTTCTTTTAGCAATGCCGAAGCGGATATTCTAGTTTGTACGACCATTATTGAATCAGGTTTAGATATCCCGCGAGTCAATACTATTTTGATTGAAGATGCTCATCGCTTCGGCTTATCGCAGCTTTACCAATTACGGGGTCGTGTTGGTCGTGCGGGAATTCAAGCTCATGCATGGTTATTTTATCCCAGGCAGAGGACATTATCTGATGCAGCCCGTCAAAGGTTGCGAGCCATACAGGAATTTGCTCAATTGGGTTCTGGTTATCAGCTAGCAATGCGCGATATGGAAATTCGCGGTGTGGGTAACTTGCTGGGTGCAGAACAATCGGGACAAATGGAAGCAATTGGGTTTGATTTGTATATGGAAATGCTAGAAGAAGCGATCCGTGAAATTAGAGGTCAAGAAATTCCTAAAGTTGACGATACGCAAATTGACCTCAACCTCACTGCGTTTATTCCTGCGGATTACATAACCGATTTAGATCAAAAGATGAGTGCATACCGTGCAGTTGCATCGGCAAAAAATAAAGAAGAGTTGATGCAAATTGCTGCTGAATGGAGCGATCGCTTTGGAGCAGTTCCGACTCCAGCAACTCAGCTATTGCGAGTGATGGAATTGAAACAATTGGCGAAAAACTTAGGGTTTAGCCGTATTAAACCAGAAAACAAGCAGCATATTGTTTTAGAAACACAAATGGAAGAACCCGGTTGGAATTTATTGGCTGAGAATTTGCCGGAAACCCAGAAAACTAGATTTGTATATTCTCCTGGAAAAGTGACTGTACGCGGATTGGCAGTTGTTAAGGCAGATCAACAATTACAAATGTTGATTGATGCTTTAAATAAGATGCAAGGTGCAGTTCCAGAGGTGGCTGTTGTGTAAAAATCCGTTGGGACGTAGGTTGGGTTGAGGAACGAAACCCAACATTTACAGGCATTTGTTAAGTTTCTCCAGGGCGATCGCAACCCACAAACATTCTTATCTGAGTAGTATTGGGAAGGGAGTAATTGCGTCTTTACTCTTGTAAATTTCTAATATCAAAGAAACACAGATTAGCAAAATGGGAGAATTAATTAAGTGAAAGTTGAATCCATCTGTATTCAAAACTTCAAGCAATTTGATAGACTAGAAGTCTCATTTAAAAACAAAACCTTAGACGAGGTAAGCGATCGCTTCCTGATTTTAGGCGACAATGGTAGTGGTAAAACAACTCTCTTACAAGCAGTTGCCCTACCTTTAGCTCTTGGAACTGGACGTATTCGGAATATTGCTGATTTTGATTGGACGGGGTTTTTGCCGGGACGATACTGGCGGTGGGGTACACCACGGATTGAGTTAGAGGTTTCTTTTGAAGAAGAAGAATTGCTTGCTACCCGTGAAATAGCAAGGAAATGGTACGAAGCTCAGCCGCTTGAACGCAAGTCAGACTCAAAAGAATTTGTTGAACCAGATAACAGCCCTCTTGTTCGAGTCATTCTTGATGGAGATTTTTGTAAAGTTGGAAACTCCAAGGCTGAGTCGGAACAATTTCGGGGGCGATACTATGCTCAGTGGTTTATTAACAAAGGGGATCAATCTGTCCGTTCTTTGTTTTCTCAATTGCCTGGAGTTTTCTGGTTCGATCAATTTCGCAATCTTGGTTCAAATTCTAATCAGGAATCTGTGGGAGATAGTATAAAAGAGCGTAGTACTGGTATTTCTTTTGAATTTGGTGTAGGTCGTTTGCGTCAGTTTTTAGTTGACTGGAGACGCCGACAAGAGTCGGGTAAAAATTCTTCAGTAGATTATCTAGGTCAATTGGAAACTCTTTACCAAAAAGTCTTTCCCAATCGTTACTTTTGGGGACTAGAAAATCTCCCTAGTCCTGATTCGCCTACAGAAGAAACTACATAGGGCTTGCTGAAAAAGAAAAAAAGGAGACAGTCTCTAAATTCTCAGACTATAGAAGTATATTCAGGTGCAAGAGAGGAGGGTAGAATAGCCAAAAATGCTTGCATCACTGCGATCGGCAGCATCAAGTATGCTGTTAGTAACCATGTACCGAAAACAGGGACAAACTTCAATCCCAACTGAAAACTTTGAACTCCCGTTCGAGGGCAAGTTATCAGAAGATAATCGTTGGGTAATGATGGCTGCTTTCATTCCTTGGACAGAATTTGAAGAAGAATATTCTTCATTTTTCTCAGTAGAGATGGGAGCACCTGCCAAATCTTTTCGGATGGCATTAGGGGCATTAATAATCAAAGAAAAGTTGGGGATAAGCGATAGAGAAACAGTAGAGCAAATTAAAGAAAATCCTTATCTACAGTACTTTATAGGAATGTCATATTATAGTAATGAAGCTCCATTTGATGCATCAATGTTGGTACATTTTCGGGAAAGAATTAGTGTGGAGCTTGTTAACAAAGTGAATCAAGAAATGGTGAAGAAGATGCTAGAAGCAACATCTTCTAAACTATCTGAAAAAAAAACAGAATCACCAGAAGAAGAAGGTGAGACACCCAAAAATCGGGGAAAATTAATAATAGATGCAACTTGTGCTCCGGGTGATATCAGCTATCCGACAGATTTAGAGCTACTCAATCAAGCAAGAAAACAGACAGAGAAAATTATAGACTTACTTTACGAACAGACTTTGGGTCAATTAGAGAAAAAACCAAGAACCTATAGAGAGAGGGCTAGAAAGGATTATCTAGCAGTCGCTAAAAAACGTCGCGTTTCCCAAAAAGACAGGAGAAAAGCAATTAGAAAACAACTTCAATATATCAAAAGAAACTTATCTCATATTGAACAGCTAATTATTTCAGGAGCCTCTCTGGAAGATTTAAGTCACAGACAATATAAGATGTTGCTTGTAGTTGCAGAAGTCTACCGTCAACAACTCTGGTTGTATGAAAATAAAAAACAGAGTATTGACGACCGCATTGTCAGTTTAACCCAACCACATATCCGTCCAATTGTCCGAGGGAAAGCTGGTAAATCGGTAGAATTTGGGGCAAAATTGTCTGCTAGTTGCTTTGAAGGATATATATTTTTAGACCATATAAGTTGGGATAATTTTAATGAATCAGGAGACTTAAAAGCTCAAGTAGAAGCCTTTAAAAATTACACAGGGTACTATCCAGAATCTGTTCATGTTGATAAAATTTATCGCACAAGAGAGAACCGAGCTTGGTGTAAAGAAAGAGGTATTATAATGAGCGGACCTCCTTTAGGAAGACCCCCAGCTAATGTTAGTAAAGAAAAAAAGAAACAAGATTTAGAATCTGAGAGAATTCGTAATTGTATTGAGGGAAAATTTGGACAGGGGAAAAGAAGATTTAGCCTCAATCGCGTGATGACGAAACTTGCTCATACTTCTGAAACTGCAATTGCTATTACTTTTTTAGTGATGAATCTTTCTACTCAGCTCTCGCGGCTATTTTATGCTTTTTTATGTCTATTTTTTAAAACTACACCTTTTTCCCCATTTACTATTATTGAAAATAATCAGTCCTTAAATCATAGATAGCATCTGCTTATATTAGACCCTTGTTGAGTAACTAATCAATTCTTATCTTGCTGTTTTCTGACTTTTTCAGCAAGCCCTATTTACGGAGCGCTGTTCGTATATTGACAAATGAGACTGAAATAAAAGCCGTATGGATGAAGCTCCTGTATGTTCGGGAAACAAAACTAAAAATTCATCTAAAACATAGATAGTTTCATGAATGAGATATAAGGAAACATCGTTTGATAAAGCATCTCGACATAACTTTTCTGCTACTGGGGCATATTTATCTTGATAAGCCAAACAGTAAAAAGCCAAACGAAGAGTATTCAGCCAATCGCAAGGATCTTTCTTGTACTGTGGTTCCGCCAATTCTATAGCTAGCTTGAGATCGGCTTGTGCTCTATCTTCTTGATTAAGAGATCGGTATGCTAATGCACGTTGAGACAAACACCAATGTTGCTCGGATTTTAAATTAAGAGCACGAGTACAGTCAACAATAGCTTCATTGTAACGCCTAAGCATAAGATAAGTTGTACCGCGAACAGCCAACGTCCAAGCAGCATCGGGATTCAGTTCAAGAGCACGATCTAAATCATTGAGCGCTTTCTCATAATGCCTCATTTCCCGATACATTAAACCACGATGACCTAGCGTCCAAGCAGAATCGGGGTTAAGTTCAAGAGCACGATCCAAATCCTGAAAGGCTTTTTTAGAAAACCGCATTTGATGAAATACTACTCCTCGATTGGATAATGCCCAAGAGTAATCAGGGTTAAGTTGAATGGCGCGATCTAAATCTTTAAGTGCTTCTTCGTAACGATCGAGTTGACGATATGTCGCACCCCGATTGGCTAATGCCCAAGGGTAATTGGGGTTAAGTTCAATGGCACGATCTAAATCTTCGAGTGCTTCTTCGTAGCGCTCGAGTTGACGATATGTCGCACCCCGATTGGCTAATGCCCAAGGGTCATTGGGGTTAAGTTCAATGGCAAAATCGAAATCCTTGAGCGCTTCCTCGTAATGATTCAGTAGGGAGTGGACTCTACCACGATACACAAAATATTTAGCTTCTTGGGGGGTTAATCTTACAGCTTCAGTCAGATCTTCTAAAGCTTTTGAGTACTCCTCAAATAGCCAAACGAGCCATGACTTCTAACACGCTTTTTTCTGCTTCATCCGTGTAAGCTGTCAAGAGTTTTTCATCTACAGCAATTTTGCGAAACTGTTGTACAAGGGTAGTTTTACCAACACCACCTTGGCCCCAAATATTGAATATAAAGCGGCGGTTTTCGTCTTCTATCGGTAATCGCAAGTTCTGTTGGAATAGCTTAATTTGCTCTTCACGTCCCCCAAAAGCTGATTGTTGGCGTTTTTTAAAAATATCCTGGAAACTCTGGGGTTTGTTTTGTGGATTCATTGCAAGATTAATTAAAAAGTTAAACTGAGTACACAGCTAGTACTTGTATACCGCTTAGCACCTGTTGTATGCGATTTTATCTAATAATTTTAGTAGGATCTAGGTTCTGGCAATAATTTTGAAACAGAACCCAATTGGAACCTGGAATAACCAGGGAATCGCATTACTCCTATAAAAAGCGACGCGATCTTCATGACGCATAGATACAGAAGATAAATTTTGCGTGTGTTGTAGTAACTGTTATTTGTTAGGCAGAGAGTATATTTGTTATGTAAAGTTAATTTAGATGATAAATCTAGAACAGTTCGGTAACGCGAACTCATATACATGACTGCTATTCTACCCATTGCTCAACAAACAGAACCATTTTATCCAAGTGCTGATGGAGAACCAGTGGCAGAAACCTACGACCACCTGTATTGTTTGTTAACAACCTTAGAAGTTCTCCGACAGTATTTAGCGTCACGTCAAGCGACGGTGTTGGGAAATCAATTTCTGTACTACGCTCAAGGTTTTCCCAAGCTACGAGTAGCACCAGATGTGATGGTGATTTTTGATGTGCCACCAGGTGGTCGCGATAACTATAAGATATGGGTAGAGGGTCAAGTACCGACGGTCATTTTTGAAATGACATCACCAGGAACAAAAGACACTGACCAAATTTTGAAAAAAACCTTATACGAACAGCTTGGTGTCCAGGAGTACTGGTTATTTGACCCCAAAGGTGAGTGGATAGAAGAAAAACTCCGGGGATATCGCTTGCGAGGGGAAAGCTACGAATTGATTGGGGAGAGATGCAGCGAACCGTTAGAGTTACGTTTGCAAGTCGAAGAAAAGCTCATCGGATTTTATCGTCAGGATACAGGGGAAAAGTTACTATTACCCGATGAACTAGCACAGGCGCTACGTCAAGAAGTCATCGCAAGACAACAAGCTGAGG
This genomic interval from Scytonema hofmannii PCC 7110 contains the following:
- the mfd gene encoding transcription-repair coupling factor — translated: MAFSSIVRALGRSSLTTELLSKLNRQQELLLSGIPRLPKGLVASALAQTEGRNLFVVCATLEEAGRWTTQLEAMGWQTVHFYPTSEASPYEPFDPETEMTWGQMQVLADLVNFGLPILDFGLESAGKSQDSVFSEAQADNQNPKSKIQNPKSQWAIVATVAALQPHLPPPEAFMPFCITIKRGMEFDLNNFSEEITKLGYERVPMVETEGQWSRRGDIVDVFPVSSELPIRLEWFGDEIEQLREFDPATQRSTALDKIDQSVLTPTSFAPIVMEALKDSAEFQMLSAQLEENSEFRTQNSELLEGSRRFLGLAFDRPASLLDYLPPNTLITIDEPEQCHAHSDRWVENAEEQWGMGNGEEFSPTPDSQLPTPLLPKIHRWFDECLADLARFHKLSLSELVEEGSGIINLASRRVPVTPHQFAKIAETLRQERDRKFSIWLLSAQPSRSVSLLQEHDCPAQFIPNPRDYQAIDKLQINHTPVALKYSGLAELEGFILPTFRIVVITDREFYGQHTLATPSYVRKRRKAASKQVDPNKLRQGDFVVHKNHGVGKFLKLESLTLNEETREYLVVQYADGLLRVAADQVGVLSRLRTTNDKPPELNKMTGKAWENTKNKVRKAIKKLAVDLLKLYASRSQQTGYAYPLDSPWQEEMEDSFPYQPTTDQLKATQDVKRDMESERPMDRLVCGDVGFGKTEVAIRAIFKAITTAGKQVALLAPTTILTQQHYHTLKERFAPYPINVGLLNRFRTAEERRDILKRLATGELDVVVGTHQLLGKGVAFRDLGLLVVDEEQRFGVNQKEKIKSLKTQVDVLTLSATPIPRTLYMSLSGIREMSLITTPPPSRRPIKTHLSPVNPETVRSAIRQELDRGGQVFYVVPRVEGIEEIAGSLREMIPGARIVIAHGQMEESELESTMLSFSNAEADILVCTTIIESGLDIPRVNTILIEDAHRFGLSQLYQLRGRVGRAGIQAHAWLFYPRQRTLSDAARQRLRAIQEFAQLGSGYQLAMRDMEIRGVGNLLGAEQSGQMEAIGFDLYMEMLEEAIREIRGQEIPKVDDTQIDLNLTAFIPADYITDLDQKMSAYRAVASAKNKEELMQIAAEWSDRFGAVPTPATQLLRVMELKQLAKNLGFSRIKPENKQHIVLETQMEEPGWNLLAENLPETQKTRFVYSPGKVTVRGLAVVKADQQLQMLIDALNKMQGAVPEVAVV
- a CDS encoding ATP-binding protein, which translates into the protein MKVESICIQNFKQFDRLEVSFKNKTLDEVSDRFLILGDNGSGKTTLLQAVALPLALGTGRIRNIADFDWTGFLPGRYWRWGTPRIELEVSFEEEELLATREIARKWYEAQPLERKSDSKEFVEPDNSPLVRVILDGDFCKVGNSKAESEQFRGRYYAQWFINKGDQSVRSLFSQLPGVFWFDQFRNLGSNSNQESVGDSIKERSTGISFEFGVGRLRQFLVDWRRRQESGKNSSVDYLGQLETLYQKVFPNRYFWGLENLPSPDSPTEETT
- a CDS encoding IS5 family transposase; protein product: MYRKQGQTSIPTENFELPFEGKLSEDNRWVMMAAFIPWTEFEEEYSSFFSVEMGAPAKSFRMALGALIIKEKLGISDRETVEQIKENPYLQYFIGMSYYSNEAPFDASMLVHFRERISVELVNKVNQEMVKKMLEATSSKLSEKKTESPEEEGETPKNRGKLIIDATCAPGDISYPTDLELLNQARKQTEKIIDLLYEQTLGQLEKKPRTYRERARKDYLAVAKKRRVSQKDRRKAIRKQLQYIKRNLSHIEQLIISGASLEDLSHRQYKMLLVVAEVYRQQLWLYENKKQSIDDRIVSLTQPHIRPIVRGKAGKSVEFGAKLSASCFEGYIFLDHISWDNFNESGDLKAQVEAFKNYTGYYPESVHVDKIYRTRENRAWCKERGIIMSGPPLGRPPANVSKEKKKQDLESERIRNCIEGKFGQGKRRFSLNRVMTKLAHTSETAIAITFLVMNLSTQLSRLFYAFLCLFFKTTPFSPFTIIENNQSLNHR
- a CDS encoding tetratricopeptide repeat protein gives rise to the protein MYRGRVHSLLNHYEEALKDFDFAIELNPNDPWALANRGATYRQLERYEEALEDLDRAIELNPNYPWALANRGATYRQLDRYEEALKDLDRAIQLNPDYSWALSNRGVVFHQMRFSKKAFQDLDRALELNPDSAWTLGHRGLMYREMRHYEKALNDLDRALELNPDAAWTLAVRGTTYLMLRRYNEAIVDCTRALNLKSEQHWCLSQRALAYRSLNQEDRAQADLKLAIELAEPQYKKDPCDWLNTLRLAFYCLAYQDKYAPVAEKLCRDALSNDVSLYLIHETIYVLDEFLVLFPEHTGASSIRLLFQSHLSIYEQRSVNRAC
- a CDS encoding ATP-binding protein, with protein sequence MNPQNKPQSFQDIFKKRQQSAFGGREEQIKLFQQNLRLPIEDENRRFIFNIWGQGGVGKTTLVQQFRKIAVDEKLLTAYTDEAEKSVLEVMARLAI
- a CDS encoding Uma2 family endonuclease, which encodes MTAILPIAQQTEPFYPSADGEPVAETYDHLYCLLTTLEVLRQYLASRQATVLGNQFLYYAQGFPKLRVAPDVMVIFDVPPGGRDNYKIWVEGQVPTVIFEMTSPGTKDTDQILKKTLYEQLGVQEYWLFDPKGEWIEEKLRGYRLRGESYELIGERCSEPLELRLQVEEKLIGFYRQDTGEKLLLPDELAQALRQEVIARQQAEERAEQERQRTEQERQRAEQAELEVQQLREKLRSLGVDPNTI